One genomic window of Methanobrevibacter gottschalkii DSM 11977 includes the following:
- a CDS encoding aldo-keto reductase family protein, whose amino-acid sequence MLYKRDLYDNPQAIADVIVESYNQGVRAINLFNDSQLLKAYDIACDQGCNMKVIATIGKTEVDYLNPNYEIAKETDWDDDIELFNSYDCPLMLVDEFIVDAYDWRLTSKILDCINDTDSLSGLITAFPLRTTNLIPENLNMDLFDFYMVPFNAISYMMDITAFNASQREEFKQKLTSLNKKVIASRIFACGILKPKEAFEFYKKIDYIDLISIGVAKVEEAREDFTLLKEY is encoded by the coding sequence ATGTTATATAAAAGGGATTTGTATGATAATCCACAAGCTATTGCAGATGTTATTGTAGAATCATATAATCAGGGAGTTAGGGCTATTAATCTTTTTAATGATTCCCAATTACTTAAAGCATATGATATTGCATGCGATCAGGGTTGCAATATGAAGGTAATAGCTACTATTGGTAAAACTGAAGTTGATTATTTAAATCCAAATTATGAAATTGCAAAAGAAACCGATTGGGATGATGATATTGAGTTATTTAATAGCTATGATTGTCCATTAATGTTAGTTGATGAGTTTATTGTCGATGCTTATGACTGGAGATTAACTTCAAAGATATTGGATTGCATTAATGATACAGATTCTCTTTCAGGATTAATCACGGCATTTCCACTTAGGACAACTAATTTAATTCCTGAAAATTTAAATATGGATTTATTTGATTTTTATATGGTTCCTTTCAATGCTATTTCTTATATGATGGATATAACTGCTTTTAATGCATCTCAAAGGGAAGAATTCAAACAAAAATTAACTAGTTTAAATAAAAAAGTAATTGCTTCTAGGATTTTTGCATGTGGCATTCTAAAACCGAAAGAAGCATTTGAATTCTATAAAAAAATAGATTACATTGATTTAATTTCAATTGGTGTGGCTAAAGTCGAAGAAGCTCGTGAAGATTTTACTCTTCTAAAAGAATATTAA
- a CDS encoding transcriptional regulator: MLTRGNLLQQTEKLLKSQGFKTSDIYEHGSFDIVARKNLLILLLKTFLNIDSINEQNAHEMNQLANIFLASPIIIGEKSRNGILEEGVIYERYDIPTIGFETFKNMILYNEYPEILADRGGYFVKIDGNVIKQYREEYSMSLKDLANLAHVSRATMYKYENGIVRANTETAMILEEILNTKVTLDIDLLKQPQKDKIEYSDDVKDLSKLGYGVLSTNKSPFDAVAKMKTSDKHSPLMANVEKNRTEKTLKRMAIPLKDLSLVTTSEPVFIINNDKIKESIGKIPVIKSWELKEFENSKELLKMIRERKEN; the protein is encoded by the coding sequence ATGTTAACTCGAGGAAACTTGTTACAACAAACTGAAAAATTATTAAAATCCCAAGGTTTTAAAACCTCAGATATCTATGAACACGGTTCATTTGATATTGTAGCGAGAAAAAACTTGTTAATTTTACTTTTAAAAACATTTTTAAATATTGACAGCATTAATGAACAGAATGCTCATGAAATGAATCAATTAGCAAATATATTCCTTGCTTCCCCGATAATTATCGGAGAAAAATCAAGAAATGGTATCCTTGAAGAAGGAGTAATCTATGAAAGATATGACATTCCAACAATTGGATTTGAAACTTTTAAAAATATGATTTTATACAATGAATATCCTGAAATATTAGCTGATCGCGGAGGTTATTTTGTTAAAATTGATGGTAATGTTATAAAACAGTACCGTGAAGAATATTCAATGTCACTTAAGGATTTAGCAAACCTTGCACATGTATCCCGCGCAACAATGTATAAATATGAAAACGGCATTGTCCGTGCAAATACTGAAACTGCAATGATTTTAGAAGAAATATTAAATACAAAAGTTACCCTTGACATTGATTTGTTAAAACAACCTCAAAAAGATAAAATTGAATATAGTGATGATGTTAAAGACTTATCCAAATTAGGTTATGGTGTTCTATCAACTAACAAAAGCCCCTTCGATGCTGTTGCAAAAATGAAAACTTCAGACAAACATTCACCATTAATGGCAAATGTTGAAAAAAACAGAACTGAAAAAACCTTGAAAAGAATGGCTATTCCTCTAAAAGACTTATCACTGGTTACAACATCAGAACCTGTTTTTATAATAAATAACGATAAAATTAAAGAATCTATTGGTAAAATCCCAGTTATCAAATCTTGGGAGTTAAAAGAGTTTGAAAATTCAAAAGAATTATTAAAGATGATTAGAGAAAGAAAAGAAAATTAG
- the serA gene encoding phosphoglycerate dehydrogenase has translation MKVLIADAINEKGIENLKEVADVVVNTSITPDELADTIHEYNGIVVRSRTKLTADIIEKADNLQIIARAGVGVDNIDLNAATEKGIMVVNSPESTSVTVAEHTMGLILSMARKISIADKSVKEGKWEKKKFMGVELRNKTLGVIGMGRIGSQVVNRCKAFGMDAMAYDPYLPEEVAKQMCVDLTDLETVLKNADFITIHVPLTPETKHSISTEQFEIMKDTAFIVNCARGGIIDEKALYDALVNDKIGGAALDVYEEEPPAEDSKLFELDNIVLTPHIAASTKEAQRDAAIIVADEIIDLANGNTPKNVLNLPRIDKNTYNELSPYMELCEKLGCFVSQGINGKLKEIEIIYSGELSEIDNLEILSRTVIQGAVNPFLSSPVNAVNAALVAKDRGISITEGRKNNSKGYESLIKVIAKSENETFTAEGTQLHESRILKVNDYWVDVIPKGHMFIAKYEDVPGSIGKIGTKLGEHNVNIGIMQVGRDEKGGRAIMVLTLDKEVPKEVISEIQALDNVYEATGIEL, from the coding sequence ATGAAAGTACTTATTGCTGATGCTATTAACGAAAAGGGTATTGAAAATTTAAAAGAAGTAGCTGATGTTGTTGTTAACACCAGCATTACTCCTGATGAATTAGCAGATACCATCCATGAATACAATGGAATTGTAGTAAGAAGCCGTACAAAATTAACTGCAGACATTATTGAAAAAGCAGACAATTTACAAATTATTGCAAGAGCAGGTGTCGGAGTAGACAATATAGACCTTAATGCTGCAACTGAAAAAGGAATCATGGTTGTAAATTCCCCAGAATCAACTTCAGTTACTGTAGCTGAACACACAATGGGATTAATTTTAAGTATGGCACGTAAAATTTCTATAGCAGATAAATCTGTTAAAGAAGGAAAATGGGAAAAGAAAAAATTCATGGGTGTGGAACTTAGAAACAAAACCCTTGGTGTAATAGGAATGGGAAGAATTGGATCTCAAGTAGTAAATAGATGTAAAGCGTTTGGAATGGATGCAATGGCATACGATCCATATTTACCAGAAGAAGTTGCAAAACAAATGTGTGTGGATTTAACTGATTTAGAAACTGTTCTTAAAAATGCAGATTTCATTACAATCCATGTACCCCTTACACCTGAAACTAAACACTCAATTTCCACAGAACAATTCGAAATAATGAAAGATACTGCATTTATCGTAAATTGTGCTCGTGGTGGAATCATTGATGAAAAAGCATTATATGATGCATTGGTTAATGATAAAATTGGTGGTGCTGCACTTGACGTGTATGAAGAAGAACCTCCTGCTGAAGATTCAAAATTATTTGAACTTGACAATATTGTTTTAACACCCCACATAGCAGCTTCAACTAAAGAAGCTCAAAGAGATGCTGCCATTATTGTAGCTGATGAAATTATAGATTTAGCAAATGGAAATACTCCTAAAAATGTATTGAACCTTCCACGTATCGATAAAAATACTTACAATGAATTATCTCCATACATGGAATTATGTGAAAAATTAGGTTGTTTTGTTTCTCAAGGAATTAATGGCAAACTCAAAGAAATTGAAATTATTTACAGCGGAGAACTTTCCGAAATTGATAACCTCGAAATATTATCCAGAACTGTCATTCAAGGTGCTGTAAATCCATTCTTAAGTTCACCAGTAAACGCAGTTAATGCTGCATTAGTTGCTAAAGATAGAGGAATCAGCATTACTGAAGGTAGAAAAAATAATTCAAAAGGATATGAATCCTTAATTAAAGTTATTGCTAAAAGTGAAAATGAAACCTTCACGGCTGAAGGAACCCAATTACATGAATCCAGAATTTTAAAAGTAAACGATTATTGGGTTGATGTTATTCCTAAAGGACACATGTTCATTGCTAAATATGAAGATGTTCCTGGAAGTATTGGTAAAATTGGTACTAAATTAGGCGAGCATAATGTAAACATTGGAATTATGCAAGTTGGAAGAGATGAAAAAGGTGGAAGAGCAATTATGGTTCTAACTTTAGATAAAGAAGTGCCAAAAGAAGTAATTAGTGAAATCCAAGCTTTAGATAATGTTTATGAAGCTACTGGAATTGAATTATAA
- a CDS encoding Mov34/MPN/PAD-1 family protein has protein sequence MSFISKLFGNNDDEFEEVRVDREVLNSVIYYSKQAYPNEFLAFLDGKIKNRILYITGLIFIPGETCETGAVIHSEMVPMNTKYFGSVHSHPGPSASPSDADLMTFSKNGYFHMIVCLPYSYNTFKAYDRHGESIDYIVGDYAYLVNDDLDEFFDEDDVLTDNDEFKPGFFDEDDDEFFKNLDEEKVNHYDEFEKRNQINNQLPNNVIKIELNNDGNVKKISRRFKD, from the coding sequence ATGAGTTTTATTTCAAAGTTATTCGGAAATAATGATGACGAATTTGAAGAGGTTAGAGTTGATCGGGAAGTTCTGAACTCTGTAATTTATTATTCAAAACAGGCATATCCAAATGAATTTTTAGCATTTTTGGATGGTAAAATTAAAAACAGGATATTGTACATTACTGGTTTAATATTTATTCCTGGTGAAACCTGCGAGACTGGGGCTGTCATTCACAGTGAGATGGTTCCAATGAATACAAAATACTTTGGATCAGTTCACTCACACCCTGGACCAAGTGCAAGTCCGTCAGATGCTGATTTGATGACTTTTTCAAAAAACGGATATTTTCATATGATTGTATGTTTGCCTTACTCTTACAATACATTTAAAGCATATGATAGGCATGGAGAATCTATTGATTATATTGTTGGTGATTATGCTTATTTGGTCAATGATGATCTTGATGAATTTTTTGATGAGGATGATGTACTGACTGATAATGATGAGTTTAAACCAGGATTTTTCGATGAAGATGATGATGAATTTTTCAAAAATCTTGATGAGGAAAAAGTCAATCACTATGATGAATTCGAAAAAAGGAATCAAATAAACAATCAACTACCGAATAATGTAATAAAAATAGAACTTAATAATGATGGCAATGTCAAAAAAATTTCAAGGCGATTTAAAGACTGA
- a CDS encoding heavy metal-binding domain-containing protein — translation MVSMEEFPISSANFISGYKIVENKGFVYGLTVRARGIGGDIGAGLKGLLGGEIKQYVTMMEDSREESIQRCIEHAKELGANAIISVRMDSDSISQNMQEVLTYGTAVIIEKE, via the coding sequence ATGGTTAGTATGGAAGAATTCCCAATATCAAGTGCAAATTTTATTTCAGGATATAAGATTGTTGAAAATAAAGGATTTGTATATGGTTTAACTGTACGTGCAAGAGGTATTGGTGGAGACATTGGTGCTGGTCTTAAAGGACTTTTGGGTGGAGAAATTAAACAATATGTTACTATGATGGAAGATTCAAGAGAAGAATCTATTCAAAGATGTATTGAACATGCAAAAGAATTGGGTGCAAATGCAATTATTTCTGTAAGAATGGACTCTGATAGTATTTCTCAAAACATGCAAGAAGTTTTAACTTATGGAACTGCAGTTATAATTGAAAAAGAATAG
- a CDS encoding TMEM175 family protein, whose product METTRFETFFDAIIAIIITVLVLKVPQPATPTIGAILKLNTIFIAYLISFLTLYNLWYANHNLLKIIDIIDNSAVWSYGAMTFILSLLPYFTLWLANDINSIPAETMFGLIFIFTHIFNRLATKSIYRSNPYNKQLIELNFDSHIQSIPLIILIIGFILTYTIYAPGIYVSCLLAVIFWISLSKIKRGCNNGN is encoded by the coding sequence ATGGAAACTACAAGATTTGAAACATTTTTTGATGCAATCATAGCAATTATCATAACAGTTCTTGTTTTAAAAGTTCCCCAACCAGCAACCCCAACGATTGGTGCTATTTTAAAGTTAAATACAATATTTATTGCATATTTAATCAGTTTTTTAACTTTATACAACCTTTGGTATGCCAATCATAATCTGCTTAAAATTATAGATATTATTGACAATTCAGCTGTTTGGAGTTATGGAGCAATGACATTTATCCTTTCATTATTACCCTATTTTACTCTTTGGCTTGCTAATGATATTAATTCAATACCTGCAGAAACAATGTTCGGATTAATATTCATTTTTACACATATTTTCAATAGATTGGCTACTAAATCAATTTATAGAAGCAACCCCTATAATAAACAGTTGATTGAATTGAATTTTGATTCACATATCCAAAGTATCCCATTAATTATTTTAATCATCGGATTTATCCTAACTTATACAATTTATGCTCCTGGAATCTATGTTAGCTGTCTGCTTGCAGTTATTTTTTGGATTTCTCTCAGTAAAATAAAAAGAGGATGTAATAATGGAAACTGA
- a CDS encoding tRNA(Ile)(2)-agmatinylcytidine synthase, with translation MIIINILHIGIDDTDSPDGMCTTYLASQIINKFEENGINLVDYPRLIRLNPFARFKTRGNGGVSFRIPKDDNVDLAKKIVLEEVEKLSMFDCDNTNPGVIFYDGEITEEMENYAFRAIYKFITIEEAEKLAKSVGCEIHKFKKGRGIIGSVAAISLPLKDYTFELLTYRASENYGTKRQIDYDSVYKMDKETFPDTFENIDYSEEYIAIEPKTPCPVLYGIRSNNVESLKIAKDIVQVSEPIADWCIFKTNQHTDMHIQKVSNISSMEQFGCYEIIGEVKNKPKIIDGGHMFFYISDDSGEIECGAYEPTKNFRKLISHLRPGDIIKVFGGIGEQNTFNIEKFQVVKLNDTEYKNPICECGKRMTSAGKNKGFKCKKCGNKIQSDKKVPIKVTRFLKNAQFYETPVSARRHLSKPICRMYLD, from the coding sequence GTGATTATAATTAATATTTTACATATTGGAATAGATGATACTGATTCTCCTGATGGAATGTGTACTACATACTTAGCAAGCCAGATTATTAATAAATTTGAAGAAAATGGAATCAATTTAGTGGATTATCCACGTTTGATAAGATTAAATCCTTTTGCTCGTTTTAAAACTCGTGGAAATGGTGGGGTTAGTTTTAGGATTCCAAAGGATGATAATGTGGATTTAGCTAAAAAGATTGTTCTGGAAGAAGTTGAAAAATTATCCATGTTTGACTGTGATAATACAAATCCTGGTGTGATTTTCTATGATGGAGAAATTACAGAAGAGATGGAGAATTATGCTTTTAGAGCAATTTATAAGTTCATCACTATTGAAGAAGCTGAAAAGCTTGCAAAATCTGTTGGCTGTGAAATTCACAAATTCAAAAAAGGAAGAGGAATCATCGGATCTGTTGCAGCTATCAGTTTACCGTTGAAAGATTATACTTTTGAACTGTTAACTTATCGTGCATCTGAGAATTATGGAACTAAAAGACAAATTGATTATGATTCTGTTTATAAAATGGATAAAGAAACCTTTCCCGATACTTTTGAAAATATTGATTATTCTGAGGAGTATATTGCAATTGAACCTAAAACACCATGCCCTGTGTTATATGGTATCAGATCAAATAATGTTGAGTCCCTTAAAATCGCAAAAGATATTGTTCAAGTTTCAGAACCTATTGCTGATTGGTGTATTTTTAAAACAAATCAGCATACTGATATGCACATTCAAAAAGTTAGTAACATTTCCTCTATGGAACAATTTGGATGTTATGAGATTATTGGAGAAGTTAAAAACAAACCTAAGATTATTGATGGAGGGCATATGTTTTTCTATATCTCTGATGATTCTGGTGAGATTGAGTGTGGTGCATATGAACCAACTAAAAATTTTAGAAAATTAATTTCACATTTGCGTCCGGGGGATATTATAAAGGTCTTTGGTGGGATTGGCGAACAAAATACATTTAATATTGAGAAATTTCAAGTTGTTAAATTAAATGATACTGAATATAAAAATCCAATTTGTGAATGTGGTAAAAGAATGACTTCTGCTGGTAAAAATAAGGGATTCAAATGTAAAAAATGTGGCAATAAAATTCAATCAGATAAAAAAGTTCCTATTAAGGTAACTCGTTT
- a CDS encoding tRNA-binding protein, whose translation MWDTTKDYRILVASKARENYLNLIPTASFRGSWNKKQAIDLGKQMNSDFQSLIYSYLEGEELVNSPDVASLKEKGEKIIEYLGGPDWNKKFLSNAPKEDREKTQENIAKVRFFLDTIIGLKDRLSLGPINDPIIGVDIRVGEVMSVTKHPKNDKLLICNVNLGKRAITVLTNDLNVKDDNKVGVSLLPPQSFSDIVSEGMFLGMNGNILKSVEGELGEMPKGIPMESLNETRNLVENYLK comes from the coding sequence ATGTGGGATACAACAAAAGATTATAGAATTTTAGTAGCAAGTAAAGCAAGAGAAAATTATCTCAATCTCATTCCAACAGCTTCTTTTAGAGGAAGTTGGAACAAAAAACAAGCTATTGATTTAGGAAAACAAATGAATAGCGATTTCCAATCATTAATTTATTCCTACCTCGAAGGAGAGGAATTAGTAAACTCTCCGGATGTTGCATCATTAAAAGAAAAAGGGGAAAAAATTATTGAATATTTAGGAGGTCCAGATTGGAATAAGAAATTCTTAAGTAATGCTCCTAAAGAAGATAGGGAAAAAACCCAAGAAAATATTGCAAAAGTAAGATTTTTCTTAGATACAATTATTGGCTTAAAAGACAGATTATCTCTTGGTCCGATTAATGATCCCATTATTGGGGTTGACATTAGAGTTGGGGAGGTAATGAGCGTTACTAAACATCCTAAAAATGACAAATTACTGATCTGTAATGTGAATCTTGGAAAACGTGCAATTACAGTCCTCACTAACGATTTAAATGTTAAAGATGATAACAAAGTTGGTGTCTCCCTACTCCCACCACAATCCTTTAGTGACATTGTAAGTGAAGGAATGTTCCTTGGAATGAATGGAAATATACTTAAAAGTGTTGAAGGAGAACTTGGTGAAATGCCAAAAGGAATTCCAATGGAATCCCTTAACGAAACACGCAACCTTGTTGAAAACTATCTAAAATAA
- a CDS encoding aspartate dehydrogenase produces the protein MKVGIIGCGAIANIITGSIAPENNGIEIAYFFDKDVERAENLASLAGGVAVLNFDDMLNDVDLVLECASPDSVKKYAPIILKKGIDMITMSIGAFMDKDFYNEVLKIARENNAKIHLPSGAVVGLDGIKAVAKFGLKEINLVTRKSPRSLGKNIDIEEVLFEGKASEAVKQFPLNINVAATISMACNRDIDVKIIVDPKVDRNVHEITAKGDFGEFKTTTMNFPCEANPKTSMLAALSAIRLLKSFNETISVGM, from the coding sequence ATGAAAGTCGGTATTATAGGCTGCGGGGCTATTGCTAATATTATTACTGGCAGCATCGCTCCTGAAAATAATGGTATTGAAATTGCATACTTTTTTGATAAAGATGTAGAAAGAGCAGAGAATTTGGCAAGTTTGGCTGGTGGTGTAGCAGTACTTAATTTTGATGACATGTTGAATGATGTGGATTTAGTTTTGGAATGTGCTTCACCAGATTCAGTTAAAAAATATGCTCCAATTATTCTTAAAAAAGGAATTGACATGATTACTATGAGTATTGGTGCATTTATGGATAAAGATTTTTATAATGAAGTTTTAAAAATTGCCAGAGAGAATAATGCTAAAATACATTTGCCATCTGGTGCTGTTGTTGGCCTCGATGGAATTAAAGCGGTAGCTAAATTCGGTCTTAAAGAAATTAATCTTGTAACCCGTAAATCTCCAAGATCTCTTGGAAAAAATATTGATATTGAGGAAGTTTTATTCGAAGGAAAAGCTTCCGAAGCGGTCAAACAATTTCCATTAAACATTAATGTAGCGGCAACAATTAGTATGGCATGTAACAGGGACATTGATGTAAAGATTATTGTTGATCCTAAAGTTGATAGAAATGTTCATGAAATTACTGCTAAAGGGGATTTTGGTGAATTTAAAACAACCACAATGAATTTCCCTTGTGAAGCTAACCCTAAAACAAGCATGTTAGCGGCACTTTCAGCAATTAGACTACTTAAAAGTTTCAATGAAACCATTAGTGTGGGTATGTAA
- a CDS encoding lactaldehyde dehydrogenase codes for MDMLIGGKHISSEDLEDVINPYTGEVIDTVPIAHRQTAELAIESANNARESLSEMSAFKVSNNLFNVVLKLKEKRQMFAESLTLEVGKPIIESLLEVDRSIETLKLAAEEAKRIYGESVPLDAGMGGKGFFAFTQKVPLGVVVAITPFNYPLNLTIHKIAPAIACKNTVIVKPPTEAPLTVMKFCELLNEEFPDGVVNVVTGYGSEVGDHLVVSPEVNKISFTGSVTTGLMISQKAGMKKTTLELGGNDPTVILKDADLNNAVKGIVNGAFLNAGQVCMGVKRVIVEDEIADEFAEKLVAATQKLVMGNPLDSKTTLGTLISEKAAIQVEETVNNAVSMGAKILTGGNRDGAFYEATVIDNVTTDMDLILNETFGPVAPIIRVKNVDGAIEVANNTDYGLQAGVFTGDYASAMRCAQEIETGTVFINKQSTFRTDNMPFGGFKNSGVGKEGIKYAVDEMTKTKLIGLNLR; via the coding sequence ATGGATATGTTAATCGGCGGAAAACACATTTCAAGTGAAGATTTAGAAGATGTAATTAATCCGTATACTGGTGAAGTAATTGATACTGTTCCAATTGCTCATAGACAGACTGCTGAACTGGCTATTGAATCTGCAAATAATGCCAGAGAAAGTTTATCTGAAATGTCAGCATTTAAAGTTTCAAATAATTTGTTCAATGTTGTTCTTAAATTAAAAGAAAAACGTCAGATGTTTGCCGAATCTTTAACTTTGGAAGTTGGAAAACCTATAATTGAATCTCTACTTGAAGTTGATAGGTCAATTGAAACATTAAAACTTGCAGCTGAAGAAGCAAAAAGAATTTATGGTGAAAGTGTACCTTTAGATGCAGGAATGGGAGGTAAAGGATTTTTTGCATTTACTCAAAAGGTACCATTGGGTGTTGTAGTGGCCATCACCCCATTTAATTATCCTCTTAATTTGACAATCCATAAAATAGCACCAGCAATAGCATGTAAAAATACCGTAATTGTAAAACCGCCAACAGAAGCACCATTAACAGTTATGAAATTCTGCGAATTATTAAATGAAGAATTTCCAGATGGTGTTGTAAATGTTGTTACAGGATATGGTTCTGAAGTTGGAGATCATTTGGTGGTATCTCCGGAAGTTAACAAAATTTCTTTTACTGGAAGTGTAACAACCGGACTCATGATTTCACAAAAAGCAGGAATGAAAAAAACTACTTTGGAACTTGGCGGAAATGACCCAACAGTTATTTTAAAAGATGCTGATTTAAATAATGCTGTAAAAGGAATTGTTAATGGAGCATTTTTAAATGCAGGTCAGGTTTGTATGGGTGTTAAAAGAGTAATTGTAGAAGATGAAATTGCCGATGAATTTGCAGAGAAATTAGTGGCTGCAACTCAAAAATTAGTCATGGGAAATCCATTGGATTCTAAAACAACTCTTGGAACATTGATTTCCGAGAAAGCTGCGATACAAGTGGAAGAAACAGTTAATAATGCTGTTAGTATGGGTGCAAAGATATTAACTGGAGGTAATCGTGATGGTGCATTTTACGAGGCCACTGTAATTGATAATGTTACAACAGACATGGATTTAATTTTAAATGAAACATTTGGTCCGGTAGCACCTATTATTCGTGTTAAAAATGTAGATGGGGCTATTGAAGTTGCTAATAACACGGATTATGGTCTTCAGGCAGGTGTATTCACAGGTGATTATGCATCTGCAATGAGATGTGCTCAAGAAATTGAAACTGGAACGGTTTTTATTAATAAACAGTCCACATTTAGAACTGATAATATGCCTTTTGGGGGATTTAAAAACAGTGGTGTTGGCAAAGAAGGAATAAAATATGCAGTTGATGAAATGACTAAAACAAAATTAATAGGTCTAAATTTAAGATAA
- a CDS encoding PRC-barrel domain-containing protein — translation MVEVSKLRSLDIYTNTGHYVGRVEDVVLNIRLGTISKLQVRAIEQERKPAGVLNSFLGSIRGEVPEENDMKSFQNDLLTVDFDKVQAIGDIMLINPRDIKKINPEPQVPDAVAPKQPETQPQETQVQFDAERL, via the coding sequence ATGGTAGAAGTTTCAAAATTACGCAGTTTAGATATTTATACTAACACAGGACATTATGTTGGTCGTGTAGAAGATGTTGTTCTTAATATTAGGTTAGGAACTATTTCAAAATTACAGGTTAGAGCTATTGAACAAGAAAGAAAACCTGCTGGTGTTCTTAACTCTTTTTTAGGAAGTATCCGTGGGGAAGTTCCGGAAGAAAATGATATGAAATCTTTCCAAAATGATTTATTAACAGTGGACTTTGATAAGGTTCAAGCTATTGGAGATATCATGTTAATTAACCCTAGAGATATTAAAAAAATAAACCCTGAACCGCAAGTTCCTGATGCTGTAGCTCCAAAACAACCTGAAACTCAACCACAAGAAACTCAAGTTCAATTTGATGCTGAAAGATTATAG
- a CDS encoding tRNA(His) guanylyltransferase Thg1 family protein: protein MKEYEVYSSLKVPINSKIIVRLDGRNFHQLARDLNLIKPYDENFYKVLSKVCEDLFKEFSPIFIYAFSDEISLLLDNIPFNGRIEKIDSVMASFASSSFVINYNAKFKKPPSFDSRVIPISDDDVLEYFKWRQDESWRNCVNSHGIFHLRSNYPENLSNNKIKGMNLSDIHELLFQNGINLNDIDTYKKRGIGVYRKNKKVVGFNKKENKKQISYRSYVCTDWNLPKFNKEFFKNMGVLK, encoded by the coding sequence ATGAAGGAGTATGAAGTTTATTCTTCGCTGAAAGTTCCAATAAACTCTAAAATTATTGTTCGTTTGGATGGTAGGAATTTTCATCAATTAGCTCGTGATTTAAATTTAATTAAACCATATGATGAAAATTTCTATAAAGTTCTTTCTAAAGTTTGTGAAGATTTATTTAAAGAGTTTTCACCTATTTTTATTTATGCATTCTCAGATGAAATAAGTCTTCTTTTAGATAATATTCCCTTCAATGGCAGAATCGAAAAAATCGATTCAGTAATGGCCAGTTTTGCATCCAGTTCTTTTGTTATTAATTATAATGCCAAATTCAAAAAACCACCTTCTTTTGACTCACGTGTTATTCCAATTTCAGATGATGATGTTTTAGAATATTTCAAATGGAGACAGGATGAATCCTGGAGGAACTGTGTTAATTCCCATGGCATATTTCACCTTAGATCTAACTATCCGGAAAATCTGTCAAATAATAAAATAAAAGGCATGAACTTAAGTGATATACATGAATTATTATTCCAAAATGGCATTAACTTAAATGACATTGACACTTATAAAAAAAGAGGAATTGGAGTATATAGGAAAAATAAAAAAGTTGTAGGTTTCAACAAAAAAGAAAATAAAAAACAGATATCATACAGAAGTTATGTTTGCACAGATTGGAATCTTCCAAAATTTAACAAAGAATTCTTTAAGAACATGGGTGTTTTAAAATGA